A window of the Streptomyces finlayi genome harbors these coding sequences:
- a CDS encoding PQQ-dependent sugar dehydrogenase: MHRRLSRPLAAFVCTLLAAAGALTTERRQAEAAPAAADQFQQVTLAKGVAETGEPMTLAVLPNRSVLHTSRDGTLRITDAAGTTKAAGKLDVYSHDEEGLQGVGVDPAFTANRFIYLYYAPKLTTPPGDAPANGSAADFAPFDGVNRLSRFVLRTDGTLDTATEKKILDVPASRGLCCHVGGDIDFDAQGNLYLSTGDDTNPFASDGYTPVDERSNRNPAYDAQRSAGNTNDLRGKVLRIKVDSDGGYSIPSGNLFAPGTAKTRPEIYAMGFRNPFRMSVDKPTGTVYLGDYGPDAGTANAGRGPAGQVEFNRITKAGNYGWPYCTGKNAAYVDYDFATSTSGSAYSCAAPRNTSPNNTGLTDLPPAQSAWIPYDGGSVPEFGSGSESPMGGPVYRYDASSASTVKFPESFDGDFFAGEFGRRWIKRVEQGTDGTVQSINAFPWEGTQVMDMAFGPDGALYVLDYGTGYFNGDANSAVYRIESVSGGRSPVAKAAADRTSGKSPLAVQFSSAGSSDPDGDPLNHSWRFGDGATSTAANPSHTYSANGRYTAELTVSDGTGNTATASVIVTVGNTAPSVELELPTDGSVIDPGAAVPFEVTVTDAEDGTVDCSKVKVTFIVGHDSHGHPQTSATGCSGTVQTIADGEHDPNANIFGVWDAEYTDKGANGQPALTTHDQNLSQGSKRQAEHFGGSAGVQIVDKATANGGKTVGHIDNGDWISFKPYVLANVTKLTARVSSGSTGGTLEVRAGTPTGTLLGATAVPATGGWDTFQNVTANLTDRPAGTTTLHLVFKGGSGSLFDVDDFTLTTAAAPPQSGEIKGVGGKCVDVADGESADGTQIQLWTCNQSAAQKWTVGADNTLRALGKCMDISGGGTADGTKIQLYGCNGTGAQKWLPQADSTLKNPQSGKCLDAAGVSSADGTKLHLWTCHTGANQKWTLPN, from the coding sequence GTGCACAGGAGACTCTCCCGGCCCCTCGCGGCGTTCGTCTGCACCTTGCTCGCCGCCGCGGGCGCCCTCACCACCGAGCGGAGACAGGCCGAAGCGGCGCCCGCGGCGGCCGACCAGTTCCAGCAGGTCACCCTCGCGAAAGGGGTGGCCGAGACCGGTGAGCCCATGACGCTCGCGGTCCTGCCCAACAGATCCGTCCTCCATACGTCGCGGGACGGCACCCTGCGCATCACCGACGCCGCGGGCACCACCAAGGCCGCCGGGAAACTGGACGTCTACTCGCACGACGAGGAAGGCCTCCAGGGCGTCGGCGTGGACCCCGCCTTCACCGCCAACCGCTTCATCTACCTGTACTACGCGCCGAAGTTGACGACCCCGCCGGGAGACGCCCCCGCGAACGGCTCGGCAGCGGACTTCGCACCGTTCGACGGCGTCAACCGGCTCTCGCGGTTCGTCCTCAGAACCGACGGCACGCTGGACACCGCCACCGAGAAGAAGATCCTCGACGTGCCCGCCAGCCGCGGCCTGTGCTGCCACGTCGGCGGAGACATCGACTTCGACGCCCAGGGCAATCTTTACCTGTCCACCGGTGACGACACCAACCCGTTCGCGTCCGACGGCTACACCCCGGTCGACGAGCGGTCGAACCGCAACCCCGCCTACGATGCCCAGCGCTCCGCCGGCAACACCAATGACCTGCGTGGCAAGGTGCTGCGCATCAAGGTCGATTCCGACGGCGGCTACTCCATCCCCTCGGGCAACCTCTTCGCACCCGGCACCGCGAAGACCAGGCCCGAGATCTACGCCATGGGCTTCCGCAACCCCTTCCGGATGAGCGTGGACAAGCCCACCGGAACGGTCTACCTCGGTGACTACGGCCCCGACGCGGGCACCGCGAACGCGGGCCGGGGGCCCGCCGGACAGGTCGAGTTCAACCGGATCACCAAGGCCGGCAACTACGGCTGGCCCTACTGCACGGGCAAGAACGCCGCGTACGTGGACTACGACTTCGCCACCTCGACGTCCGGCTCCGCCTATTCCTGCGCGGCCCCGCGGAACACCTCGCCGAACAACACCGGTCTGACCGACCTGCCCCCGGCTCAGTCCGCCTGGATCCCGTACGACGGCGGTTCGGTCCCCGAGTTCGGCTCCGGTTCGGAGTCGCCCATGGGCGGACCCGTCTACCGCTACGACGCGTCGTCCGCCTCCACGGTCAAGTTCCCCGAGAGCTTCGACGGCGACTTCTTCGCCGGTGAGTTCGGCCGCAGGTGGATCAAGCGCGTCGAGCAGGGAACCGACGGGACGGTGCAGTCGATCAACGCCTTCCCCTGGGAGGGCACCCAGGTCATGGACATGGCCTTCGGGCCGGACGGCGCGCTGTACGTCCTCGACTACGGCACCGGCTACTTCAACGGTGACGCCAACAGCGCGGTCTACCGCATCGAGAGCGTGTCCGGCGGGCGCTCCCCCGTCGCCAAGGCGGCGGCCGACCGCACGTCGGGCAAGTCTCCGCTCGCCGTGCAGTTCTCCTCCGCGGGCAGCTCCGACCCCGACGGCGACCCGCTGAACCACTCCTGGAGGTTCGGTGACGGTGCCACCTCCACGGCGGCGAACCCCTCCCACACCTACAGCGCCAACGGCCGCTACACGGCGGAGCTGACGGTCTCCGACGGAACCGGGAACACCGCCACCGCCTCCGTGATCGTCACCGTCGGCAACACGGCGCCCAGCGTCGAACTCGAACTGCCCACCGATGGCTCCGTCATCGACCCGGGCGCTGCCGTCCCCTTCGAGGTCACCGTCACCGATGCCGAGGACGGCACGGTCGACTGCTCCAAGGTCAAGGTCACCTTCATCGTCGGCCACGACAGCCACGGCCACCCGCAGACCTCCGCCACCGGCTGCTCCGGCACCGTACAGACCATCGCCGACGGCGAGCACGACCCCAACGCGAACATCTTCGGTGTCTGGGACGCCGAGTACACCGACAAGGGTGCCAACGGACAGCCCGCCCTGACCACTCACGACCAGAACCTCAGCCAGGGCAGCAAGCGCCAGGCCGAGCACTTCGGCGGCTCCGCCGGGGTGCAGATCGTCGACAAGGCGACGGCGAACGGCGGCAAGACGGTCGGCCACATAGACAACGGCGACTGGATCTCGTTCAAACCCTACGTCCTGGCGAACGTCACCAAGCTGACTGCCCGCGTCTCCTCCGGCAGCACGGGAGGCACCCTGGAGGTACGGGCCGGCACACCCACCGGCACCCTGCTCGGAGCGACCGCCGTCCCCGCCACCGGAGGCTGGGACACGTTCCAGAACGTGACAGCGAACCTCACCGACCGCCCTGCCGGTACCACCACCCTGCACCTCGTATTCAAGGGCGGCAGCGGCTCCCTCTTCGACGTGGACGACTTCACCCTCACCACCGCCGCCGCTCCCCCTCAGAGCGGGGAGATCAAGGGTGTCGGCGGCAAGTGCGTCGATGTCGCCGACGGGGAGAGTGCGGACGGCACGCAGATCCAGTTGTGGACGTGCAACCAGTCGGCCGCACAGAAATGGACCGTGGGCGCGGACAACACCCTGCGCGCGCTCGGCAAGTGCATGGACATCAGTGGTGGCGGCACAGCCGACGGTACGAAGATCCAGCTCTACGGCTGCAACGGCACCGGCGCCCAGAAGTGGTTGCCCCAGGCCGACAGCACACTGAAGAACCCGCAGTCGGGCAAGTGCCTGGACGCCGCCGGCGTCTCCTCCGCAGACGGAACCAAGCTCCACCTGTGGACCTGCCACACCGGCGCCAACCAGAAATGGACTCTGCCCAACTGA